The proteins below come from a single Leptospira levettii genomic window:
- a CDS encoding cysteine desulfurase family protein: MKSHLTNEIKYFDYNATHPPYPEILESCLKEYLENFYNPSGITRFSLKNQGKIEQTRKYLSQVTKGKEKQFIFSSTGTEANFLLIQSLRILYPNLDAVIVSPFEHASLYAALDSFGFSPLLVHTNKSGTIDLNHLERLLKENPKPVICLYAGNETGVIQPADVIHNLTKEHGQLFYSDLMQAFCKIPVPFDLFDGYTFSGHKIGAGMGAAVTYLPTENKNFRLFGGGNQENEHRAGTENTFAINCLQKVTEIQLKNLEEKNIKLKGFQTILENQLESVGCEIIAKNENRLPNTTFLILPIQTVDFFLLGLEEKGFIVSTGSSCKSRAREASKSLLQMGYSEEEALRAIRISTGSFTNLEDVNLLIDQIKILIQKLK; encoded by the coding sequence ATGAAATCCCATTTAACGAATGAAATAAAGTACTTTGATTATAATGCGACTCACCCACCTTACCCAGAGATTTTAGAGTCGTGTTTAAAAGAATACTTAGAAAACTTTTACAATCCTTCAGGGATCACACGTTTTTCTCTTAAAAACCAAGGCAAAATTGAACAGACGAGAAAGTATCTGAGCCAAGTAACAAAAGGTAAGGAAAAACAATTTATCTTTTCCTCCACTGGAACTGAGGCTAATTTTTTACTCATCCAAAGTTTAAGGATTTTATACCCAAACTTAGATGCTGTGATCGTCTCTCCCTTTGAACATGCAAGTCTTTATGCTGCATTAGATTCATTTGGATTTTCACCCCTATTGGTTCACACGAACAAATCGGGAACCATTGACCTAAATCATTTGGAAAGGTTATTAAAAGAAAACCCAAAACCTGTCATTTGTTTGTATGCTGGAAATGAAACAGGAGTCATCCAACCTGCCGATGTAATTCATAACTTAACAAAAGAACATGGCCAACTTTTTTACAGTGATTTGATGCAAGCTTTCTGCAAAATCCCTGTGCCATTTGACCTGTTTGATGGTTATACATTCTCTGGTCACAAAATTGGCGCAGGTATGGGAGCCGCTGTTACCTATTTACCAACTGAAAACAAAAACTTTCGCCTGTTTGGTGGTGGAAACCAGGAAAATGAACATAGAGCCGGCACCGAAAATACATTTGCAATCAATTGTCTACAGAAAGTAACAGAAATCCAACTAAAGAACTTAGAAGAAAAAAACATAAAACTAAAGGGTTTCCAAACCATTTTAGAAAACCAGTTAGAATCCGTTGGTTGTGAAATCATCGCAAAAAACGAAAACAGACTCCCCAATACTACCTTTCTCATTTTACCCATCCAAACAGTTGATTTTTTTCTACTGGGATTAGAAGAAAAAGGATTCATTGTATCAACGGGAAGTTCATGCAAATCAAGAGCCAGAGAAGCATCGAAATCACTACTCCAAATGGGTTATTCAGAAGAAGAAGCACTTAGAGCCATACGAATTTCTACTGGTAGTTTTACAAATTTAGAAGATGTGAATTTACTAATAGACCAAATCAAAATACTCATCCAAAAATTAAAATGA
- a CDS encoding tetratricopeptide repeat protein, with protein MNQIFRENLKYILAVLFVWAITFPWILRNKDTILAKITLTYNSFFGYPNPRIAHSLIAKGDAVLEGRKEGGTNLLQTISQFFSAEENGKGTILPLDLTLMEKACLYFRSKEHVEDHFLELTWREKASDWGSPLFQRMAPQGELTLGPNPKEYWNSHIEAVLTALDYYKRALRFSGPELIAPKKIESVAWASCRPSEILLAYKTHMVETESYVLKKLTELEKVPSGLSAVQKRSVVLSSIKRSDFSEVSANDYLESLLRQILLTGMKNFSPREMDDIYERILYFVGADEREYLKFKFRRAELYFQLGSEEENYYQKAATEFKESANIQLASEMEDINLPALLVHEFEAKLKQAESYHKLKENNKSLTILDSLKPKLRNVDERSVGGKKDEILKAYHNLSRSVLRKLGRYEEADEIPFNE; from the coding sequence TTGAACCAAATCTTCCGAGAAAATTTAAAATACATTCTGGCTGTTCTCTTCGTGTGGGCAATCACTTTCCCATGGATTCTGAGAAACAAGGACACGATCCTTGCCAAAATCACCCTCACTTACAATTCGTTTTTTGGTTACCCCAATCCACGGATCGCTCACTCACTCATTGCCAAAGGGGATGCGGTTCTCGAAGGTAGAAAGGAAGGAGGGACAAACCTCCTACAAACCATCAGCCAATTCTTTAGCGCTGAAGAAAATGGAAAAGGCACGATTTTGCCCCTCGACCTTACTCTCATGGAAAAAGCCTGCCTCTACTTTCGCAGTAAAGAACATGTGGAGGACCATTTTTTAGAACTGACTTGGCGGGAAAAAGCAAGTGATTGGGGCTCTCCCCTTTTCCAAAGAATGGCACCACAAGGGGAATTAACACTCGGTCCCAATCCCAAAGAGTATTGGAACTCACACATTGAAGCGGTGTTAACAGCTCTTGATTATTACAAACGTGCCTTACGATTTTCAGGTCCCGAACTCATTGCACCAAAAAAAATAGAATCGGTTGCATGGGCCAGTTGTCGGCCAAGCGAGATCCTACTCGCTTACAAAACACATATGGTCGAAACAGAATCTTATGTTCTAAAAAAACTGACTGAACTTGAAAAAGTTCCAAGTGGCCTCAGTGCAGTTCAAAAACGAAGTGTGGTTCTCTCCTCCATCAAACGAAGTGATTTTTCAGAAGTTTCGGCAAATGATTATTTGGAATCCTTACTCAGACAAATCCTTCTCACTGGGATGAAAAATTTTTCTCCAAGAGAAATGGATGATATTTACGAACGAATCTTATACTTCGTTGGAGCAGATGAAAGAGAGTATTTAAAATTTAAATTTCGTCGTGCCGAACTATATTTCCAATTAGGCAGTGAAGAAGAAAATTATTACCAAAAAGCTGCCACTGAATTTAAAGAATCTGCCAATATCCAATTAGCGTCAGAAATGGAGGATATCAACTTACCTGCGTTACTTGTCCATGAATTTGAGGCAAAACTAAAACAAGCAGAAAGTTATCATAAACTAAAAGAAAATAACAAAAGTTTGACCATCCTCGATTCATTAAAACCAAAACTGCGAAATGTCGACGAAAGAAGTGTTGGTGGGAAAAAAGATGAAATCTTAAAAGCATACCATAACCTTTCCAGGTCCGTTCTCAGAAAACTCGGGCGTTACGAAGAAGCAGATGAAATCCCATTTAACGAATGA
- a CDS encoding tetratricopeptide repeat protein: protein MFQAIKTLNYQFLFVFLCFLSVFPNQADPTPKQKDCSLLEPGVPSEYLLSRAIYEQIDGYQANNRKKTTEAKLGFENSVSFLDKYHNCLKEKGQGPSAQSAEIQAQNYLELGYPGKAWEWSEIAKQNTKEVTKELVILQMRIRLREQDLTKATEVLERDLVSFPNDPDFLYLLGNLYFERKMWNQSLLYYTALSFVIERRDNHSKYKYITAKSLGELNYKLDYPKIAIKRYNEYNSVNKNDMEVLFRLAQIYFVLGDFKMSKFYLEQIREKNARDIDASHMLAEIYFLEARDLAPQFFDTLKKEKKIPKDGIIPILYQLVNGRTIGLDEKLRNFIKANPGRLSPRVAFLELADKLNDPDYEQINAETAQYAYEYRQYGLAEKILKRGKQRLNSTQVEEKASYLEKIANCQEMLGQWNHAILSMKEAIVLSSDLEKKFRMRFRLAYLYLQGNLKKEKVSVDILSGTISENPNPTHYYLRGLSYFQLEKYKESIKDYTQAIEMDPTNPNFYFYRATAYDKLKQFPETESDLKKTISLNPNASNAMNYLGYLYAEKDMFPDEAKQLLTQAVTLEPDNPAYQDSLGWVYYRKKDYNLALLHLNFAASLALERGFEDPVIYEHLGDVYLAKKDPVNAVQFFKLSLSKDKQTSNKDLVSKIKRVEKEISE from the coding sequence ATGTTTCAAGCAATTAAAACTCTAAACTACCAATTCCTCTTTGTTTTCTTATGTTTTCTTTCTGTTTTTCCAAACCAGGCAGATCCAACCCCGAAACAGAAAGATTGTTCCCTCCTTGAGCCAGGAGTTCCAAGTGAATACTTACTCTCTCGGGCCATCTACGAACAAATTGATGGGTACCAAGCAAACAACCGTAAAAAGACAACAGAGGCAAAACTTGGGTTTGAGAACTCTGTATCGTTTTTAGACAAATACCACAACTGTTTAAAAGAGAAAGGTCAAGGTCCAAGTGCCCAATCTGCGGAAATCCAAGCACAAAATTATTTGGAGTTAGGTTACCCAGGTAAAGCTTGGGAATGGTCTGAAATTGCAAAACAGAACACAAAAGAAGTCACAAAAGAACTCGTAATTTTACAAATGAGGATTCGCCTTCGGGAACAAGACTTAACGAAGGCAACAGAAGTATTGGAACGTGATCTGGTTTCTTTTCCCAATGATCCTGACTTTTTGTATTTACTTGGGAATTTATACTTTGAACGAAAGATGTGGAATCAATCCTTATTGTATTACACTGCTCTTTCTTTTGTCATTGAAAGAAGGGACAATCATTCCAAATACAAATACATCACAGCAAAATCTTTAGGAGAACTTAATTATAAGTTAGATTACCCAAAAATTGCCATCAAACGTTATAACGAATACAACTCAGTCAATAAAAATGATATGGAAGTATTGTTTCGGTTAGCACAAATTTATTTTGTTTTAGGCGATTTTAAAATGTCCAAATTTTATTTGGAACAAATTAGAGAAAAAAACGCGAGAGACATAGACGCCTCGCATATGTTAGCTGAAATTTATTTTTTGGAAGCACGTGATTTAGCACCTCAGTTTTTTGATACTTTAAAAAAAGAGAAAAAAATTCCGAAAGACGGCATCATCCCCATTTTGTACCAATTGGTGAATGGTCGTACCATCGGGTTAGATGAAAAACTACGAAACTTTATTAAAGCAAATCCTGGTAGGTTGTCACCACGTGTCGCTTTCCTCGAGTTAGCTGATAAATTGAATGATCCTGATTACGAACAAATCAATGCAGAAACCGCACAGTATGCTTATGAATACAGGCAATACGGGCTTGCAGAAAAAATCCTCAAACGAGGGAAACAAAGACTAAACTCCACCCAAGTAGAAGAAAAAGCGAGTTACTTGGAAAAAATTGCAAATTGCCAAGAGATGTTAGGGCAATGGAACCATGCAATCCTTTCTATGAAAGAAGCAATTGTATTGAGTTCGGACCTCGAAAAAAAATTCCGTATGCGATTCCGTTTGGCCTATTTGTATCTGCAAGGTAATTTAAAGAAAGAAAAGGTCTCTGTGGATATTTTGTCGGGGACCATTTCTGAAAATCCAAATCCAACTCATTATTATTTGCGAGGTTTGTCTTATTTCCAATTGGAAAAGTACAAAGAAAGTATCAAGGATTATACACAAGCCATCGAAATGGATCCAACTAATCCTAATTTTTATTTTTATAGAGCAACTGCTTACGACAAACTCAAACAATTCCCTGAAACCGAATCGGATCTTAAAAAAACCATTTCCCTCAATCCAAATGCATCCAATGCCATGAATTATTTAGGTTATTTGTATGCTGAAAAAGATATGTTCCCTGATGAAGCAAAACAACTATTAACTCAGGCAGTTACATTAGAACCAGATAATCCTGCCTACCAAGACAGTTTGGGTTGGGTCTATTACCGAAAAAAAGATTACAATTTGGCGTTATTACATCTAAACTTTGCAGCTTCATTGGCTTTGGAAAGAGGGTTTGAAGACCCTGTGATTTATGAACATCTAGGTGATGTGTATTTAGCAAAAAAAGATCCAGTGAATGCTGTACAATTTTTTAAACTTTCACTTTCAAAAGACAAACAGACGTCTAACAAGGACTTGGTGTCAAAAATCAAACGAGTGGAAAAGGAAATTTCAGAATGA
- a CDS encoding CapA family protein — MKPRFLVSLFLFPILLFSADFPEHLEDPLELPTKYLYQFQTETGESLQIANSTKLWFGGDVMFNWGVRDSMRSEDVFFPFRSFFRYLDQFDFRFINLETPILHKAPTADQRKSYVFYGERRDLTVLRALGINGVFLGNNHTMDFGENGLFETLELLDEFKIFHTGAGKNTDHALKPILVKKGNTEFRLFSFSDTGETRLFSGTNSPGAAYFRVATAEKLIKKTKPGQVNVLSVHWGVEYNPTPMDTERNAAKYLINAGYKVIIGHHPHVPQGIEVFPKGIVVYSLGNFFFGSKNQYLKHNISVVTHFEGDKLLFVEVIPVFGKHQNLPGDHYFFPLGPREAETFLKEYAILCKQLGTELVISGGRGYVFFEKELKAKLKP; from the coding sequence ATGAAACCTCGGTTTTTAGTTTCTCTGTTTCTATTTCCGATCCTTCTTTTTTCTGCGGATTTTCCGGAACATTTGGAAGATCCATTGGAATTGCCAACTAAGTACTTATACCAGTTCCAGACCGAAACGGGTGAGTCACTTCAAATTGCAAATTCCACTAAACTATGGTTTGGTGGAGATGTTATGTTTAATTGGGGAGTTCGGGATTCCATGCGTTCGGAGGATGTATTTTTTCCCTTTCGGAGTTTTTTTCGTTACCTTGACCAATTTGATTTTCGCTTTATCAATTTAGAAACACCAATATTACACAAAGCACCCACAGCAGACCAAAGAAAATCCTATGTGTTTTATGGGGAGAGAAGGGATCTCACTGTCCTTCGTGCCCTAGGCATCAATGGAGTTTTCCTTGGAAACAATCATACAATGGATTTTGGAGAAAATGGACTTTTTGAAACCTTAGAACTGTTAGATGAATTTAAAATCTTTCATACAGGTGCCGGTAAAAACACTGATCATGCACTAAAACCCATCCTTGTGAAAAAAGGGAATACCGAATTTCGATTGTTTTCCTTTTCGGATACAGGAGAAACTAGGTTATTTTCGGGAACAAATTCACCAGGTGCCGCCTATTTCCGTGTAGCGACTGCAGAAAAACTCATCAAAAAAACAAAACCTGGGCAAGTGAATGTATTATCCGTTCATTGGGGAGTGGAATACAACCCCACACCCATGGACACGGAACGAAATGCTGCCAAATATTTAATTAATGCCGGTTATAAGGTGATCATTGGACACCACCCCCACGTCCCGCAAGGGATCGAAGTTTTTCCCAAGGGGATTGTTGTCTATTCACTTGGTAATTTTTTCTTTGGATCCAAAAACCAATACTTAAAACACAATATTTCTGTTGTGACTCATTTTGAAGGCGACAAACTTTTGTTTGTGGAAGTGATCCCAGTGTTTGGAAAACACCAAAACCTTCCAGGGGATCACTATTTTTTCCCTTTGGGTCCAAGAGAAGCGGAAACTTTCTTAAAAGAGTATGCCATCCTTTGTAAACAACTTGGGACGGAACTTGTGATTTCAGGGGGAAGGGGTTATGTTTTTTTTGAAAAGGAACTAAAAGCCAAACTAAAACCATAA
- the rpsF gene encoding 30S ribosomal protein S6 translates to MRNYEITNILREGNVEETKSAVKELLSKYNFTIQGEEDWGSKRLWHPVGQDEQGHFILTKCSGSPAEVIKIEHEFKLNANILKTLVIRANG, encoded by the coding sequence ATGAGAAACTACGAAATCACGAATATTCTTCGTGAAGGGAATGTAGAAGAGACGAAGTCTGCCGTTAAGGAACTTCTCTCCAAATACAACTTCACGATCCAAGGCGAAGAGGATTGGGGTTCTAAAAGACTCTGGCATCCCGTTGGACAAGACGAACAAGGTCACTTTATACTCACTAAGTGTTCTGGATCTCCCGCAGAAGTTATCAAGATTGAGCATGAATTTAAACTCAATGCCAACATCTTAAAAACCCTCGTAATTAGGGCAAATGGCTAA
- a CDS encoding single-stranded DNA-binding protein: MANDLNKVLLIGRMTRDPEFKSVNGSSVVNFSIANNRVYVTNGEKKEETHYFDCVAWGRLADILKQYAGKGKQVAIEGRLQQQSWETPEGKKASKIRVYVETAQLLGGQGQGGGSGDRSDSSNSYDSGISSGYDDYPAGDDDIPF, from the coding sequence ATGGCTAACGATCTAAACAAAGTACTACTCATCGGTCGTATGACTCGTGATCCGGAATTTAAATCGGTGAACGGGAGTTCTGTTGTCAATTTTTCAATTGCAAATAACAGAGTTTATGTGACGAACGGCGAAAAAAAAGAGGAAACTCATTATTTCGACTGCGTTGCATGGGGCCGACTTGCTGACATTTTAAAACAATATGCAGGCAAGGGTAAACAAGTAGCAATCGAAGGTAGACTCCAACAACAGTCATGGGAAACTCCTGAAGGCAAAAAAGCCTCAAAGATCCGCGTGTATGTCGAGACCGCACAACTATTAGGTGGTCAAGGACAAGGTGGCGGATCCGGAGACCGATCTGACAGTTCCAATTCTTATGATTCCGGCATAAGTAGTGGTTATGATGATTATCCAGCCGGTGATGACGACATTCCTTTTTGA
- the rpsR gene encoding 30S ribosomal protein S18: MDDDEKGGFRGKDGEGKFGRKNAKYKKKVCKFCADKALLAGLDYKRVDILERFVTNRGKIIPRRITGTCGKHQRALAREIRKSRSIGLLPFKVL; encoded by the coding sequence ATGGATGACGACGAAAAAGGTGGTTTCCGTGGTAAAGACGGAGAAGGTAAGTTCGGTCGTAAAAACGCAAAATACAAAAAGAAAGTATGTAAGTTCTGCGCTGACAAAGCGTTACTTGCAGGTCTTGATTACAAACGAGTTGATATCTTAGAAAGATTTGTAACCAATCGTGGTAAAATCATTCCAAGAAGGATCACAGGAACTTGTGGCAAACACCAAAGAGCTCTTGCTCGTGAAATCAGAAAATCCAGATCCATCGGTTTATTACCGTTCAAAGTTCTGTAG
- the rplI gene encoding 50S ribosomal protein L9, with product MKVVLQKDVLNLGDAGDVKEVADGYARNFLIPRRLAVRANDGNTKAAIHQKRLAELKRDKRVKVMKELSSSIEGKTYEVKVKVGENDKLFGSVTANDIALAIKNTGVELDKRKLELGEPIKSVGEFKIKVRLAEGVVPQIVVKVVGQA from the coding sequence ATGAAAGTTGTATTACAAAAAGACGTATTAAATCTTGGTGATGCTGGGGATGTAAAAGAAGTTGCTGATGGTTATGCACGTAACTTTCTCATTCCAAGAAGACTTGCCGTTCGTGCAAACGACGGAAACACGAAAGCAGCTATCCACCAAAAAAGACTCGCTGAATTAAAACGTGACAAACGTGTAAAAGTGATGAAAGAACTTTCTTCTTCGATTGAAGGTAAAACTTACGAAGTGAAAGTGAAAGTGGGTGAGAACGACAAACTTTTTGGTTCTGTAACAGCGAATGATATTGCTCTGGCAATTAAAAACACTGGTGTAGAACTCGACAAACGTAAACTTGAATTAGGCGAGCCAATTAAATCAGTTGGTGAGTTCAAAATCAAAGTTCGTTTGGCTGAAGGTGTTGTGCCTCAAATCGTAGTGAAAGTCGTCGGCCAAGCATAG
- the dnaB gene encoding replicative DNA helicase, producing MNSNPLQEIESEKNLIGYLLMRGVAGQEDLGLNPDDFYMDTHRRVFEAVTDLINEGTNIDLVTVTNQMREKRLFKDESRDLEYITSLYKDTVPFQPLEYYVRRVKRVSDRRKYVEALNQAIDKVKIEPGENDSVFSLVEQSLMDISRQERSKGLRKVKDDANALIDYIKNVVAASQNGTGGINGLKTHFTGLDMATTGLKSHELMILAARPGNGKTTFALNIAANAALKERKTVVIFSLEMSRIELLLKLISADARIDSYALKAGTLTSAQMTQLKDSIGNITSASLYIDDSGYLTIQEFSARLRQLRTTEEVGLVIVDYLQLMSDPKAAMGGRQQEVANISRGLKQMAREVGCPIIALSQMNRSIENRSKDQRPQLSDLRESGAIEQDADIVCFIYREEMVKPPEELDPNKRGMAEIIIAKNRAGATADFPLMFNPKISRFDNVPL from the coding sequence ATGAATTCTAACCCCCTTCAGGAGATAGAGTCTGAGAAGAACTTAATCGGTTACCTACTCATGCGAGGGGTAGCCGGGCAGGAAGACTTAGGTCTGAATCCCGATGACTTTTATATGGATACCCATAGAAGAGTCTTCGAAGCAGTGACGGACCTCATTAATGAAGGGACAAACATTGACCTAGTCACGGTCACAAACCAAATGCGAGAAAAACGTCTTTTTAAAGACGAATCTCGCGACTTGGAATACATCACATCTCTCTACAAAGATACCGTCCCCTTTCAGCCGTTAGAGTATTACGTGCGTCGTGTGAAACGTGTTTCCGACAGACGGAAGTATGTCGAAGCACTGAATCAAGCCATTGATAAAGTCAAAATTGAACCGGGTGAAAACGATTCTGTTTTTAGTCTCGTAGAGCAGTCGTTAATGGATATTTCTCGCCAAGAGAGATCCAAGGGTTTACGGAAAGTCAAAGACGATGCCAACGCTCTCATTGATTATATCAAAAATGTGGTGGCGGCAAGCCAAAACGGAACGGGTGGAATTAATGGTTTAAAAACCCATTTTACGGGCCTTGATATGGCAACGACTGGTCTTAAGTCACACGAACTTATGATCCTTGCGGCCCGTCCAGGAAATGGGAAAACAACATTTGCTTTGAACATTGCAGCCAATGCAGCATTAAAAGAACGTAAAACGGTTGTTATTTTTTCTCTCGAGATGAGTCGGATTGAACTACTTCTCAAACTCATCAGTGCCGATGCAAGGATTGATTCCTATGCCTTAAAAGCGGGAACACTCACTTCGGCACAGATGACACAATTAAAAGATAGTATTGGGAATATCACTTCGGCAAGTCTTTACATTGATGACTCTGGGTATTTGACGATCCAAGAATTTTCGGCAAGGTTACGCCAACTACGCACCACAGAGGAAGTGGGTTTAGTGATTGTGGATTACTTGCAGCTTATGAGTGATCCGAAAGCTGCGATGGGTGGGCGCCAACAAGAGGTTGCCAATATTTCCAGAGGACTCAAACAAATGGCACGGGAAGTGGGTTGTCCCATCATTGCCTTATCGCAGATGAACCGTTCCATTGAGAACCGCTCCAAAGACCAAAGGCCACAACTTTCCGACTTACGGGAGTCAGGTGCTATTGAGCAGGATGCGGATATTGTATGTTTTATTTATCGGGAAGAAATGGTGAAACCTCCCGAAGAGCTTGACCCTAATAAAAGGGGGATGGCTGAGATCATCATCGCCAAAAACAGAGCGGGAGCAACGGCCGATTTTCCATTGATGTTCAATCCGAAAATCAGTCGTTTCGATAACGTTCCATTATAA
- the aspS gene encoding aspartate--tRNA ligase, with the protein MNHWVTSEYKNRISATNVSDASVGKTLFLSGWAFRYRDQGGVIFIDLRDRSGILQIVARKEILGDDFSKVEKIRSEYVIAVKGKLALRDAESVNPKMETGKYELIAEAIEILNTSKTPPFTLDEFDPSGEEIRLKYRYLDMRREELRDRLVLRHKLTFALREYLDQHSFLEIETPILNKSTPEGARDFLVPSRLNAGEFYALPQSPQLFKQILMIGGMERYFQIVKCFRDEDLRADRQPEFTQLDMEFSFVTEEDIRREIEAMWAYALKKVFHLEVNAPFMTMPYHVAMEEYGSDKPDIRFGMKLVNVSELVKSCDFQVFTGAIAGGGVVKAICVPGGSTISRKEIEDLTVWLSRDFRAKGLAYMKHGANGLESTITKRFTPEALETIAKAVGSKEGDMVFFGADSSKIVNASLGALRLKLSEKYDPPKVPYSFHWVVDFPMFELDETTKTWTFLHHPFTSPKEEDFQKLRDWKAGKEVDLSSIGAKAYDLVLNGTEIGGGSIRIHNPEIQSLVLEAIGIGEEDAKSKFGFLLDALSFGAPPHGGIAFGVDRIMMLLTGGTSIRDVIAFPKTQKGTCMMSEAPGPVEAKQLEELKLRVVTI; encoded by the coding sequence TTGAATCACTGGGTAACATCAGAATACAAAAATAGAATTAGCGCCACAAATGTCTCAGATGCGTCTGTTGGAAAAACATTATTCCTTTCTGGTTGGGCTTTCCGTTACCGCGACCAAGGAGGGGTAATCTTTATCGACCTTCGGGATCGTTCTGGAATTTTACAAATTGTTGCACGTAAAGAAATCCTCGGAGATGATTTTTCCAAAGTCGAAAAAATTCGTTCCGAGTATGTGATTGCTGTCAAAGGAAAACTTGCCTTACGCGATGCAGAGTCTGTGAATCCCAAAATGGAAACAGGGAAATACGAACTCATTGCAGAAGCAATCGAAATCTTAAATACTTCCAAAACTCCACCGTTTACCTTAGATGAATTTGATCCGTCGGGGGAAGAAATTCGTTTGAAGTATCGTTACCTCGATATGCGTAGGGAAGAACTTCGAGATCGTTTGGTATTGCGACACAAACTAACCTTTGCTCTGCGAGAATACCTGGACCAACATTCCTTTTTAGAAATTGAGACTCCCATTTTAAATAAATCCACTCCTGAAGGAGCACGTGACTTTCTTGTGCCATCTCGTTTGAATGCTGGTGAGTTTTATGCTCTCCCGCAGTCCCCACAACTTTTCAAACAGATCCTTATGATTGGAGGAATGGAACGATACTTCCAAATTGTAAAATGTTTTCGGGATGAAGACTTACGTGCTGATCGCCAACCTGAATTCACACAACTCGATATGGAGTTTTCCTTTGTCACTGAAGAAGACATCCGTCGTGAAATCGAAGCTATGTGGGCTTATGCTTTAAAAAAAGTTTTTCATTTAGAAGTGAATGCTCCTTTTATGACAATGCCATACCATGTGGCGATGGAAGAATACGGTTCTGATAAACCAGACATTCGATTTGGAATGAAACTTGTGAATGTATCTGAACTTGTGAAGTCATGTGACTTCCAAGTTTTTACTGGTGCGATTGCAGGTGGCGGTGTTGTCAAAGCAATATGTGTTCCAGGTGGTTCGACTATCTCACGTAAAGAAATTGAAGACCTCACCGTATGGTTATCCCGCGACTTCCGTGCCAAAGGCCTTGCTTACATGAAACATGGAGCTAACGGACTCGAATCTACGATCACAAAACGATTCACACCGGAAGCCTTAGAGACAATCGCCAAAGCAGTTGGTTCCAAAGAAGGGGATATGGTATTTTTTGGAGCCGATTCGTCTAAAATTGTAAATGCTTCCCTTGGTGCGTTACGATTGAAATTATCAGAAAAATACGATCCACCTAAGGTCCCTTATAGTTTCCATTGGGTGGTTGATTTTCCTATGTTTGAGTTGGATGAAACCACAAAAACTTGGACCTTCCTCCACCACCCATTTACTTCTCCGAAAGAAGAAGACTTTCAAAAATTAAGGGATTGGAAAGCAGGGAAAGAAGTTGACCTTTCTTCGATTGGTGCGAAAGCATATGACCTAGTTCTCAATGGAACAGAGATTGGTGGTGGTTCAATTCGTATCCACAACCCAGAAATCCAAAGTCTCGTACTGGAGGCAATTGGGATTGGAGAAGAAGATGCCAAATCCAAGTTTGGATTTTTACTCGATGCTTTATCCTTTGGTGCTCCTCCACACGGTGGGATTGCCTTTGGAGTGGACCGGATTATGATGTTACTCACCGGTGGAACATCGATCCGTGATGTCATCGCTTTTCCAAAAACACAAAAAGGAACTTGTATGATGAGTGAAGCGCCAGGCCCAGTCGAGGCAAAACAATTAGAAGAACTCAAACTTAGGGTAGTCACAATTTAG